GGTCGGGTCGCGCCTCCATGCACAGCGCGTCAATCCACACGCGATTTTCGCCGCCGTCGTTCTGCGACGCAATCGCGCGCAAGAACATGGTCGCGCTCGTCGCGCGCGCGGTGAACACGATTGTCATTTCCGGACGATTCAACGCGGCGTTGCCATCCCACAAAATCGGTCCCCAAATCACGCGCGCGTCGTGCGGATCAGTTCCGCCGTACGGAATCACGCCGAACTGACGACCAATCGTGTTGACGCGCACGTTGCCGCCGCCGTACGATTTCGCGGCGAGACTATAACCCCAACGCATCCAATAATTTGTGCCGATCTGGAGATTGTTGACCGTTTGCTGAATCCCGGCATCGAACGTGTTCACCTCGTAAATTTGTTGCGAAATCGTGTCGTCAATGCCTTCGTTGTTGACGACGTTGAATTGAGGCGCATTGCCGGAAAAAATAAATGGCGTCCATCCGTTGGCAATCGTGCCGTACGGACTGCTCCATCCGGGCAACATCATTCCATTCGTAAACAAATTGTTCGGATCATACGCGCACGGGTTGGTAAGCGTCGCCGGACGCGCGTATGCGATGTACGCGGCGGGAGTGAACGAATACGCGAGGAGCGCGATCAACGTGACGAACAAGACGCACAAGTGAATCGGTCGCACGGGGCGAGTTTTCATGCCAACACCTCTTGGATTTTGCACGCGGATTCTAGCACGCTTTCTCGCGCGGGGTCAATGGACAATCTTTCCCACGTGCGCGTGCGATAAATCGCACGTCTGCAGTAGCACAAGCCCGATAAATCGGGCTAAAATCGAAGACTGTAGCATTGTCGCCGGTGAGATCAAAGAGTTCACCGCAGAGTCGCAGAGAATACAGAGTTTTTAGGAAGAAAATCCTCTCCGCGACCTCTGCGTTCTCCGCGTCTCCGCGTTGAATCCGATTTGCGGTTGCGATCCTACAGCGTCTAAAATCGTACACGATAAAACCGGGCATCACGCGAGGACACCCGGTTTTACTGTTGACTGTCTACTGTGGACAATCTACTTGCGATCTTCGTACTGTTTTTTGTAATACTCGCGGTACTCGCCGCTTTTGATCTTGCGCCACCACCATTCGTTTTCGACGTACCACTGCACCGTCTTGGTTAATCCTTCTTCAAAGTTGTGGGCGGGTTCCCAGCCGAGCGCGCGCAGTTTGTTCACATCGAGCGCGTAGCGGCGGTCGTGACCGGGTCGGTCGGGTACGTGTTGGATGAGCGATTCCGGTTTGTTCAACAATTTCAGAATCAACCGCGCCATATCAATGTTGAGTGTCTCAGTGCCGGTGCCGACGTTGTAGACCTCGCCGAGTTTGCCTTGATGCGCGACCAAGTCAATCGCTTCGCAGTGATCGAGCACGAATTGATAATCGCGCATCTGCTTGCCATCGCCATAGAGCGGAATCGGCAAATTGTCCATCGCGTTCGTCACGAACAACGGCACGGCTTTTTCCGGATACTGGTACGGTCCGATATTGTTCGCGCCGCGCGTGAGCGTAACCGACACTCCATAGGTGACGTGATACGCGTGTACCAACAAATCGCCGCCGGCTTTCGCCGCGGAGTACGGACTGCGCGGCAAGAGCCGGTCGTCCTCGCGTGAGGAACCTTGCTCGACCCAGCCGTACACTTCGTCCGTGCCGACTTGATGGTACCGCAAGCCGAATTTCTTCGCAGCTTCGAGCAAAACGTACGTGCCGTAGACATCTGTTTGGATGAACGCGTCCGGCTGCATGATCGAGCGGTCTACGTGCGTCTCGGCGGCAAAGTTGATAATCGTGTCAATCGCGTGCTCGCGCACCGCACGCTCGACGGTCGCGGCATCGCAAATGTCGCCGCGCACGAACGCGTAACGAGGATTCGTCGCCAGGTCGCGCAGGTTGTCGAGATTGCCGGCGTAGGTTAGCTTGTCGTACACGACGATACGGTACGCCGGATACTTGCCGAGCATGTAGCGCGCAAAGTTCGAACCGATAAAGCCCGCGCCACCGGTGACTAACAAGTTCTGCATTGATTTCTCCAAGAGGGGGGTTACATTCGAGTGATGCGTTGGGCGCGCGCGTCGCGCAGTAAATCCCAAACTTCTTGCGTGCTCAACTGGTACGTATCGCGTTCGCCGGCGCGTTCGCCCAGCATCACGAGACCTTGTAGGATCAATCCTTCATCGGTCTCGATGATCTTGACTTCGGTAAGGTTACTGCGGTCAATGAACGCGCCAATGACGCGCATAACCTCCGAATACGGTAACGTGATTTCGCCGCGCATGGTGCGTTGCATGTTAGCGCTCCTTTACTAGTCGTTTCAAATCGTCGTGCGACAAAATCTTGGTTTCGAGGCGACGGTTGAACGATTCGCCGGTTTCGTACAACACCGAACCGGTAATGATGATCCCGTTCTCGAATTCCATCACGCACACATTCGAGATGCCGAGCTTTGCGATATAGCGACCCAAAGCGGCAAACAACTCTGGATACTGAATCTGCAAACTGCCCATCGTGACTCCTTTCGGGCTACAAGATTCCGACTTTGCTGTGATCGCCAATCATCAGGGTGAGCGTTTTCGTGCGCCCATTCGCGCGGACGACCTGGGTGTGCCGACCGATGAGACTGTCCGCAATCCGCGCGGGCGCATCGGTGATTTGGCTGTGTTCCAAGACAACACTATGTTCGATTTCGCAATGTTGAATCGCGCAATCGTGATAGATCGAAGTGTAGGGACCGACGAACGCGTTCTCGATGCGCGTGCGCTCGCCGATGATCGCGGGACCGCGAATCGTGCTGTTGACGATCACTGCGCCCGGTTCGATAATGACGCGTCCTTCGATGGACGACTCGGCGTCCACCTGTCCTTGATTGCGCGGTTCGACGATATCGAGCACGAGCCGATTCGCATCGAGAATATCCGACACCTTACCGGTGTCAATCCACCAACCATCCAATTGATGCGCGCGCACGTTCAATCCGCGATCAATCAGCCACTGGATCGTGTCGGTAATTTCAAGTTCGCCGCGCGCCGAGGGCTTGATCGCGTTGACCGCGTCGAACACGTGCTTGTCGAACATGTAAATGCCGATGACCGCGAACGGCGAAATGAATTGCTTGGGCTTTTCGACCAAGCGCGTGACACAACCGCGTTCGTCGAGCACGGCGACGCCTAACGAACTGGGATCGTCCATTTTGTAGAGAATGATCTGCGCGTGCATCGCGTTGTCGCGGAACGCCGCGACCTGGGACACGATGCCATCGCGAATGAAATTGTCGCCGAGGAAAAGCACGAACTTGTCGTCGCCGATGTACTCGCGCGCGATCTTGATGCCGTGCGCGATGCCACGCGGCATGTCTTGTTCGATGTAACTCACGCGCGCCCCGAAACGCGATCCATCGCCGACGGCTTCGCGCACTTGATCGCCGGTGTCGCCGACGACGATGCCGATGTCGGTGATGCCGGCTTCGACCAAATCTTCAATCGCGTAGAACAGGACCGGTTTGTTCGCGACTGGCACCAGTTGTTTCGCGCCCGTGTACGTGAACGGACGCATGCGCGTGCCTTTGCCGCCGGAAAGAATCAGACCTTTCACGCCGCCTTCTCCTCGCTCGCATAGTATTGATACAAGCTCGCTTCACCCTTGACGTTGTTGAGCACAGTGCCGATCAAGCGCGCGTTCACTTTATCGAGCAATTGCTTGGCTTTGCGCGCGTGCTCGCGCCTAGTCTTGCCTGCGCTCAACACGAGCAGCACCGCGTCCACTTTGGACGCGAGCACCGCCGCGTCGGTCACCGCGATGATCGGCGGCGCGTCGAACAGAATCACATCGGCGTGTTGTTGCAACGCGGCGATCACATCGCTCATCCGGCGCGACGCGAGCAATTCGGAGGGATTCGGCGGAATCGTGCCGCTCGCAAGCAAACGCAATGCCGGCACCTGGGTCTCTTGCAGAGGCGGATTCTTCATCAACGCGTCGTCGCGCATCATGTCCGTAAAGCCGGGCGCGTTCTTGGCGTCGAAAACGCGATGCAACGACGGGCGGCGCAAATCGCAGTCCACTAAAATCACGCGCTTGCCGGCTTGGGCAATCGTCACTGCGAGATTCGCGAGCGTCGTAGATTTGCCTTCTTCCGGCGCGGCGGATGTCACGACCATCGAGCAGATCGGTTTGTCGAGCGACGTAAATTCAAGATTCGTGCGGAGCGTGCGGTACGCTTCGCTGATCGGCGAGCGCGGGTTGGCGAGTGTAATCAACGTGTCGGTCATTCAAGACTCCAGTGAACAGCGGTCAGTTGGATTTAGCGGATGCTTGGGCAGTCGTC
The Chloroflexota bacterium genome window above contains:
- the rfbB gene encoding dTDP-glucose 4,6-dehydratase, with the protein product MQNLLVTGGAGFIGSNFARYMLGKYPAYRIVVYDKLTYAGNLDNLRDLATNPRYAFVRGDICDAATVERAVREHAIDTIINFAAETHVDRSIMQPDAFIQTDVYGTYVLLEAAKKFGLRYHQVGTDEVYGWVEQGSSREDDRLLPRSPYSAAKAGGDLLVHAYHVTYGVSVTLTRGANNIGPYQYPEKAVPLFVTNAMDNLPIPLYGDGKQMRDYQFVLDHCEAIDLVAHQGKLGEVYNVGTGTETLNIDMARLILKLLNKPESLIQHVPDRPGHDRRYALDVNKLRALGWEPAHNFEEGLTKTVQWYVENEWWWRKIKSGEYREYYKKQYEDRK
- a CDS encoding glucose-1-phosphate thymidylyltransferase codes for the protein MKGLILSGGKGTRMRPFTYTGAKQLVPVANKPVLFYAIEDLVEAGITDIGIVVGDTGDQVREAVGDGSRFGARVSYIEQDMPRGIAHGIKIAREYIGDDKFVLFLGDNFIRDGIVSQVAAFRDNAMHAQIILYKMDDPSSLGVAVLDERGCVTRLVEKPKQFISPFAVIGIYMFDKHVFDAVNAIKPSARGELEITDTIQWLIDRGLNVRAHQLDGWWIDTGKVSDILDANRLVLDIVEPRNQGQVDAESSIEGRVIIEPGAVIVNSTIRGPAIIGERTRIENAFVGPYTSIYHDCAIQHCEIEHSVVLEHSQITDAPARIADSLIGRHTQVVRANGRTKTLTLMIGDHSKVGIL
- a CDS encoding CpsD/CapB family tyrosine-protein kinase; translation: MTDTLITLANPRSPISEAYRTLRTNLEFTSLDKPICSMVVTSAAPEEGKSTTLANLAVTIAQAGKRVILVDCDLRRPSLHRVFDAKNAPGFTDMMRDDALMKNPPLQETQVPALRLLASGTIPPNPSELLASRRMSDVIAALQQHADVILFDAPPIIAVTDAAVLASKVDAVLLVLSAGKTRREHARKAKQLLDKVNARLIGTVLNNVKGEASLYQYYASEEKAA